From one Butyricimonas faecihominis genomic stretch:
- a CDS encoding DegT/DnrJ/EryC1/StrS family aminotransferase has protein sequence MIPFSPPRIDQKVIDEVVDTLKSGWITTGPKTKEFERRLTAYCGNKATLAVNSNTVGLEVVLRWFGVQEGDEVIVPAYTYCATANVIVHCGAKPVMVDVNADDFDVCLEKVREAITDKTKVIMPVDLGGMPCAYDELFELVEAEDVKTLFQAKTEEQRKLGRILILSDSAHSIGAEYKGRKAGCLADVSVFSFHAVKNLTTAEGGAIMLNLPEPFDNEEVYRYLCTYTLHGQNKDALAKTKRGAWRYDVLVSGFKGNMTDIMASIGLVELSRYEDDTLHYRKCIYDQYTDAFARYGWAELPIYETEDRKSSYHVYCLRVKGITEQQRDEIIQRIFDKDVSVNVHFQPLPLLSAFKNKGYKIEDYPVAYDNYCREISLPVWYGLSEEMVKTVIDAVICSVEEVLA, from the coding sequence ATGATACCATTTTCACCACCAAGAATTGACCAGAAGGTCATTGATGAGGTTGTTGATACCTTGAAGTCCGGTTGGATTACGACGGGACCAAAGACGAAGGAGTTTGAACGGAGACTGACAGCGTATTGTGGAAACAAGGCGACGTTGGCTGTGAACTCGAATACTGTGGGGCTTGAAGTTGTACTGCGGTGGTTTGGAGTACAGGAGGGGGATGAGGTGATTGTGCCGGCGTACACGTATTGTGCCACGGCGAATGTTATCGTGCATTGTGGGGCGAAACCGGTGATGGTGGATGTGAATGCGGATGATTTTGACGTGTGTTTGGAGAAAGTGAGGGAGGCGATCACGGATAAGACAAAGGTGATTATGCCTGTTGATTTGGGAGGTATGCCGTGTGCGTATGATGAGTTGTTTGAATTGGTGGAGGCTGAGGATGTAAAAACGTTGTTTCAGGCGAAGACGGAAGAGCAGAGGAAGTTGGGACGGATTTTAATTTTGTCGGACTCGGCTCATTCGATAGGGGCGGAATATAAGGGGCGGAAAGCGGGATGCCTGGCTGATGTTTCGGTGTTCTCTTTCCATGCGGTGAAGAATCTGACCACGGCGGAGGGTGGAGCGATCATGTTGAATTTGCCGGAGCCTTTTGATAACGAGGAGGTGTATAGGTATTTATGTACATATACTTTGCATGGACAAAATAAAGATGCGTTGGCCAAGACGAAAAGGGGGGCGTGGCGTTATGATGTGCTTGTGTCCGGTTTTAAGGGGAATATGACGGATATTATGGCTTCTATCGGTTTGGTGGAGTTGTCTCGTTACGAGGATGATACTTTGCATTATCGGAAGTGTATATATGATCAATACACTGATGCTTTTGCCCGATATGGGTGGGCAGAATTGCCGATTTATGAAACGGAAGACCGGAAGAGTTCTTATCACGTGTACTGTTTGCGGGTGAAGGGAATCACGGAGCAACAACGGGATGAGATTATTCAGCGGATTTTTGACAAGGATGTCTCGGTAAACGTGCATTTTCAACCCTTGCCTTTGTTGAGTGCATTTAAGAATAAGGGGTATAAGATTGAAGATTATCCGGTTGCTTACGATAATTATTGCCGGGAGATTTCTTTACCAGTGTGGTATGGGTTGAGTGAGGAGATGGTAAAAACGGTTATTGATGCTGTTATTTGTTCTGTAGAAGAGGTTTTAGCGTGA
- a CDS encoding polysaccharide pyruvyl transferase family protein, whose product MKKIALLSFHNAANYGAALQAFALQEALTRKGYVCEYIDYRNTYRSNAYNMSYHVWCSLKARKLKSAFLYFLGTPFMCLRKYRFNKFYRRYLHCTASIYHSSAEAKVLNDKYDKFIVGSDQVWNYENNGRDFAFLLDFVTDDEKKISYSSSFGLSSVPKDLRKEYKYNLLKIKYISVRERYAVNLVRELSGRCAELVLDPVFLLSREEWQRFLLNRPRSKYIFTYTNQPGQVERFFNQTGYDIQYFKHYKLARATSLLDFLSSHTCVKYAMSPSEFVSCINYAELVVSASFHCIALSIILNKPFIAILTGDTGKDERVLSILQLLGLQNRIYSPSMTLEEINLPINYESVNEEIFRLRKDSFQFLINSIEK is encoded by the coding sequence ATGAAAAAAATAGCATTATTGTCATTTCATAATGCAGCTAACTATGGGGCTGCACTTCAAGCTTTTGCCTTACAGGAGGCTTTGACTCGAAAAGGGTATGTTTGTGAATATATTGATTACCGGAATACGTATCGAAGTAACGCTTACAATATGAGTTATCATGTTTGGTGTAGCCTAAAAGCAAGAAAATTAAAATCAGCTTTTCTTTATTTTTTAGGAACGCCTTTTATGTGTTTACGTAAATACCGATTTAATAAATTTTATCGTAGATATTTACACTGCACAGCTTCTATTTATCACTCATCAGCAGAAGCAAAAGTATTAAATGATAAATATGATAAATTTATTGTTGGTAGTGATCAAGTATGGAATTATGAAAATAATGGTCGAGATTTTGCTTTTTTGTTAGATTTTGTCACTGATGATGAAAAAAAAATTTCTTATTCATCAAGTTTTGGGTTAAGCTCTGTTCCTAAGGATTTACGCAAGGAGTACAAGTACAATCTTTTGAAAATAAAATATATTTCGGTTCGTGAACGTTATGCAGTGAATTTAGTTCGAGAGCTATCAGGTCGGTGTGCCGAATTGGTTTTAGATCCAGTCTTCTTATTAAGTAGAGAAGAGTGGCAACGATTTTTATTAAATCGACCACGTAGTAAGTATATATTTACTTATACGAATCAACCAGGGCAAGTAGAGCGATTTTTTAATCAAACAGGCTATGATATACAGTATTTTAAACATTATAAATTGGCTCGGGCAACATCTTTGTTAGATTTCTTATCTAGTCATACTTGTGTAAAGTATGCGATGTCTCCATCTGAATTTGTTAGTTGTATAAATTATGCGGAACTCGTTGTATCTGCTTCATTCCATTGTATCGCATTGTCGATTATTCTTAACAAGCCATTTATAGCTATTCTTACTGGTGATACAGGAAAAGACGAGAGAGTATTGAGTATTTTACAACTGCTTGGCTTACAAAATCGCATATATTCTCCGTCAATGACGTTAGAAGAAATAAATCTTCCGATTAATTATGAGAGTGTAAACGAAGAGATCTTTAGATTACGGAAGGATTCATTTCAATTTCTTATTAATAGTATTGAAAAATAA
- a CDS encoding nucleotide sugar dehydrogenase: MNKIKIAVIGLGYVGLPLARLFSTKYLTVGFDMNQRRVDTLMSGHDVTLEVADDLLQDAIHNHGFKCTTRIDEISDCNFYIVAVPTPVDENNRPDLKPLWGASETVGKVISKGDIVVYESTVYPGVTEEECLPVVERVSGLKFNQDFFAGYSPERINPGDKEHTVEKIKKVTSGSTPEIAEVVDKIYNSVLENGTHKASSIKVAEASKIIENSQRDVNIAFMNELAKIFNAMEIDTHDVIDAASSKWNFIKLSPGLVGGHCISVDPYYLIQKAQVYGVLPRVMSNARRLNDGMGAYVANQTIKCMNKKGVIVKDSRILILGITFKENCPDIRNTKIVDIYHTFEEYTNNITIYDPWADIDAVRHEYSLEIINVLSGREKYDSIILAVAHDEFLNLDIRSLLASENGVVYDVKGVLPRKIVDARL, translated from the coding sequence ATGAATAAAATAAAAATTGCTGTAATCGGTCTCGGTTACGTTGGATTACCTTTGGCTCGTCTTTTTTCAACTAAGTATTTAACTGTTGGTTTTGATATGAATCAAAGGCGAGTAGATACCTTGATGTCAGGACATGATGTGACGTTAGAGGTGGCGGATGATTTATTACAAGATGCTATCCATAATCATGGTTTTAAGTGTACGACCCGTATCGATGAAATTAGTGATTGTAATTTTTATATAGTTGCCGTTCCAACTCCTGTAGATGAGAATAACCGTCCTGATCTTAAACCTTTGTGGGGTGCAAGTGAAACTGTTGGAAAAGTTATTTCAAAAGGAGATATAGTAGTATATGAGTCAACAGTATATCCGGGAGTCACAGAAGAAGAATGTTTACCTGTAGTGGAACGGGTATCAGGATTAAAGTTTAATCAAGATTTCTTTGCTGGTTATAGCCCAGAACGGATTAATCCTGGAGATAAGGAACATACTGTAGAGAAGATTAAGAAAGTTACATCGGGCTCGACTCCAGAGATTGCAGAGGTTGTTGATAAGATTTATAATTCTGTACTTGAAAATGGAACTCATAAAGCTTCTTCTATTAAAGTTGCCGAGGCTTCTAAGATAATAGAGAACTCACAGCGTGATGTTAATATCGCTTTTATGAATGAATTAGCAAAAATTTTTAATGCGATGGAGATTGATACTCACGATGTAATTGATGCCGCTTCCAGTAAGTGGAATTTTATAAAATTAAGTCCAGGGCTTGTAGGTGGACATTGTATAAGTGTAGACCCGTATTATTTAATTCAGAAAGCCCAGGTTTATGGCGTTTTACCTCGAGTTATGTCAAATGCTCGTCGTTTGAATGATGGTATGGGGGCGTACGTAGCAAACCAAACTATTAAATGCATGAACAAAAAAGGGGTAATAGTAAAGGATTCTAGAATTTTGATTCTTGGTATTACATTTAAGGAAAATTGTCCTGATATTCGTAATACGAAAATCGTTGACATTTATCATACGTTCGAGGAGTATACGAATAATATTACTATTTACGATCCGTGGGCAGATATTGATGCCGTTCGTCATGAATATAGTCTTGAAATAATTAATGTTCTCTCAGGTAGAGAGAAATATGATTCTATTATTCTTGCTGTTGCTCATGATGAGTTTCTAAATCTTGATATTCGTTCTCTTCTAGCGTCAGAAAATGGGGTTGTTTATGATGTGAAAGGTGTTCTTCCTAGAAAAATTGTTGATGCAAGATTATAA
- a CDS encoding glycosyltransferase family 4 protein, whose translation MHVLHIVDSYGGTEVYKNLFVALDSLGIQQTIFVPLNVSNHNRIGNHLIDFQVSGSKIIYSIALKSYHKFLYQFKISTILKAITSSINIDEIDLIHAATLCVNGAVAHELNKRYKIPYICAVRNTDMELYYKYFRWRINYFFKIFKGASQVIFICPQYQKKFIRERIPFVYKKNAEKKVVNIPNGIDPLFLNDRVFGCQNLSGAIHVIFASAFVKGKGLKEIILAIAMLRDKGYNIDIKAVGRGLPFRNENKRYLQEIETIANQYDWVHLENYMNKRDLKMLFRESHIFVMPSKPETFGLVYVEALTQNLPIVYAKGQGFDGYFSEGYIGYHVEAFNVVDIANKIELIITEYNDIVGRIARIDLKEQFSWGEIAQKYYNIYKSIVGK comes from the coding sequence ATGCATGTACTTCATATTGTAGATTCATACGGGGGAACAGAGGTGTATAAAAATCTTTTTGTGGCATTAGATAGTTTAGGTATACAACAAACTATTTTTGTTCCTCTTAATGTTAGTAATCATAATAGAATAGGAAATCATTTGATTGATTTTCAGGTGTCAGGATCAAAAATTATTTATTCCATAGCATTAAAGTCTTATCATAAATTCTTGTATCAATTTAAAATTTCTACGATTTTAAAGGCGATAACTTCTTCTATTAACATCGATGAAATAGATTTAATTCATGCAGCAACTCTTTGTGTAAATGGAGCCGTCGCTCATGAATTGAATAAAAGATATAAAATACCTTATATCTGTGCTGTTAGGAACACTGATATGGAATTGTATTATAAATATTTTCGTTGGCGTATAAATTATTTTTTTAAAATATTTAAGGGAGCTTCTCAAGTAATATTTATTTGTCCACAATATCAAAAAAAGTTTATTCGAGAAAGAATCCCCTTTGTTTATAAAAAAAATGCTGAAAAAAAGGTAGTGAATATTCCTAATGGGATTGATCCTTTGTTTCTGAATGATAGAGTATTTGGTTGCCAAAATTTATCCGGGGCAATACATGTTATTTTTGCTTCTGCTTTTGTTAAAGGGAAAGGGCTCAAGGAAATTATTTTAGCTATCGCTATGCTCAGAGATAAAGGATACAATATTGATATTAAGGCAGTAGGTAGAGGATTGCCTTTTAGAAATGAAAATAAAAGATACCTTCAAGAGATAGAAACTATTGCTAACCAATATGATTGGGTACATTTAGAGAATTACATGAATAAGCGAGATTTGAAAATGTTATTTCGTGAAAGTCATATATTCGTTATGCCTTCAAAGCCAGAAACATTTGGACTTGTTTATGTTGAGGCTTTGACTCAAAATTTGCCTATTGTCTATGCCAAAGGACAAGGATTTGATGGGTATTTTTCTGAAGGCTATATTGGATATCATGTGGAAGCCTTTAATGTTGTAGATATTGCTAATAAAATAGAATTGATTATTACAGAATATAACGATATTGTAGGACGTATTGCAAGAATTGATCTGAAAGAGCAATTTAGTTGGGGTGAAATTGCCCAAAAGTATTATAATATATACAAGAGTATAGTTGGAAAATGA
- a CDS encoding DUF6364 family protein yields the protein MSTKATIEVDLSLFEQLKKYAKSKGRTITEVVEKQLKSLLGTEVKDKPVSSKLRGIVNLPENFDYKEELKNRSLEK from the coding sequence ATGAGTACAAAAGCAACAATAGAGGTTGATTTGAGTCTTTTTGAGCAGTTGAAAAAATATGCAAAATCTAAAGGTCGGACGATCACGGAGGTCGTCGAAAAGCAATTAAAAAGCTTGCTTGGAACAGAGGTAAAAGACAAGCCTGTTTCTTCAAAATTAAGGGGAATTGTTAATCTTCCAGAAAATTTTGATTATAAAGAGGAATTGAAAAATAGATCTTTGGAAAAATGA
- a CDS encoding HdeD family acid-resistance protein, giving the protein MQIIYTSGNYKRTIVKSIVAIVLGLVLVLWPTEVLNYTVKIIGAVFCVTGIISFLVSMRDQNERSARGLTSFNGIGSIILGILLWSMADFFTNMLMYLLGFILIVAGIGQLVMLTSARKFGHIAPLSYVYPVIILLAGLIVFANPFSAKEGIITFFGAVTIFYGITDLINHYKVNQLRKETHETEQQQKMGGGEIEDAEYEEIE; this is encoded by the coding sequence ATGCAGATTATTTATACTTCCGGAAATTACAAAAGAACTATCGTTAAATCGATCGTGGCGATTGTTTTAGGTCTTGTGCTCGTACTGTGGCCGACAGAAGTGTTAAATTACACGGTAAAGATTATCGGAGCCGTATTTTGTGTTACCGGGATTATCTCTTTTCTGGTCTCTATGCGGGATCAGAATGAACGTTCGGCTAGGGGACTGACTTCTTTTAACGGGATCGGAAGTATTATTTTGGGTATTCTATTGTGGTCGATGGCTGATTTTTTCACCAACATGTTGATGTATTTGTTGGGATTTATCCTGATTGTTGCGGGTATCGGTCAGTTGGTGATGTTGACTTCTGCGAGGAAATTCGGGCATATCGCTCCGTTGAGTTACGTGTATCCGGTAATTATTTTGTTGGCCGGATTGATTGTTTTTGCTAATCCGTTCTCGGCGAAAGAAGGAATTATAACTTTCTTCGGTGCTGTGACAATATTTTACGGGATAACGGATTTGATTAATCATTATAAGGTTAATCAGTTGCGTAAGGAGACACATGAAACCGAGCAACAACAGAAGATGGGAGGTGGAGAGATTGAGGATGCGGAGTATGAAGAAATAGAATAA
- the htpG gene encoding molecular chaperone HtpG → MSTGKIGVSTGNLFPIIKKFLYSDHEIFLREIVSNAVDASQKMKVLASNGEFKGELGELKVRVKADKAAGTLTVSDNGIGMTQEEVEKYINQIAFSGAEEFMNKYKDNAAAIIGHFGLGFYSSFMVSDRVEIVTKSYKEGAKAVKWSCEGNPEYTLEETEKAERGTDIIMYISEEEKDFLEDAKVNELLTKYCKFLPIEIISGKKKEWKDGEYKDTTEDNVINDTNPAWTRKPADLTEEDYEKFYRELYPMAQDPLFHIHLNVDYPFNLTGILYFPKIDNKFEIQKNKIQLYSNQVYVTDSVEGIVPEYLTLLHGVIDSPDIPLNVSRSYLQSDRNVKKISSHITKKVADSLNDIFTNKREDYEKKWDDLKIFIQYGMLTDEKFAERAKSIFLFKNTEGKYFTYEEYENLIKANQTDKDNKVVFLYATDAKEQYTYIETAKGKGYDVLLMDGQLDTHFINHLEQKNSDHRFVRVDSDVIDKLIPKEETKEVALSHEEQEELRAVFTSQLPKEEGMFMVNFEAMGENGDPVIVTRSEFMRRMKEMAAMNPGMGFYGAMGDQYTLVVNTDHKLVNAILENEKEEMSAQLEPINFEIKETEKKQAELDELNKGKKDEEIPQVDKDRKSEYSKTIADLNKQKNSLLEEYGKGNKVVGQLIDLALLANGLLKGEALNRFVKRSVELIK, encoded by the coding sequence ATGTCAACAGGAAAGATTGGAGTTTCAACAGGGAATTTGTTCCCGATTATCAAGAAATTTTTATACTCGGATCACGAGATCTTTTTGAGAGAGATTGTTTCGAATGCGGTGGATGCTTCTCAAAAAATGAAAGTATTGGCTTCGAACGGGGAGTTTAAAGGTGAACTTGGTGAGTTGAAGGTAAGGGTGAAGGCTGACAAAGCGGCAGGGACGCTGACGGTATCGGATAACGGTATCGGTATGACGCAAGAGGAAGTGGAGAAGTATATCAACCAGATCGCTTTTTCCGGTGCGGAGGAGTTCATGAACAAATACAAGGATAACGCCGCGGCCATTATCGGGCATTTCGGGTTAGGTTTCTATTCTTCGTTCATGGTGAGTGACCGGGTGGAGATCGTGACGAAATCTTATAAAGAGGGGGCGAAGGCTGTAAAATGGTCATGCGAGGGAAATCCGGAATACACGTTGGAGGAGACGGAAAAGGCCGAGAGAGGTACGGATATTATCATGTATATCAGCGAGGAAGAGAAGGATTTTTTGGAAGATGCTAAGGTGAATGAATTGCTGACCAAGTATTGCAAGTTCTTGCCGATAGAGATTATTTCCGGAAAGAAGAAAGAGTGGAAGGACGGGGAATACAAAGATACGACGGAAGATAACGTGATCAATGATACGAATCCGGCATGGACCCGTAAACCGGCTGATCTGACGGAGGAGGATTACGAGAAGTTCTATCGCGAATTGTACCCGATGGCTCAAGATCCGTTGTTCCATATTCACTTGAACGTGGATTATCCTTTTAACTTGACGGGTATATTGTATTTTCCGAAGATCGACAACAAGTTCGAGATTCAGAAGAACAAGATTCAATTATATAGCAATCAAGTGTACGTGACGGATTCCGTGGAAGGAATTGTGCCGGAGTACTTGACGTTGTTGCATGGTGTGATCGATTCACCGGATATTCCGTTGAACGTGTCCCGTTCTTATTTACAGAGCGATCGTAACGTGAAGAAGATTTCAAGTCATATCACGAAGAAGGTGGCTGATAGTTTGAATGATATTTTCACGAATAAGCGGGAAGACTACGAGAAGAAGTGGGATGATTTGAAAATTTTCATCCAATATGGTATGTTGACGGATGAGAAATTCGCAGAGAGAGCCAAGAGTATCTTCTTGTTCAAGAACACGGAAGGGAAATACTTCACGTATGAAGAGTACGAGAACTTGATCAAAGCCAACCAGACGGATAAAGATAATAAGGTGGTGTTCCTGTATGCCACGGATGCTAAAGAACAGTACACGTATATCGAGACTGCTAAGGGTAAGGGATATGATGTGTTGTTGATGGATGGTCAATTGGATACACATTTTATCAACCATTTGGAACAAAAGAACTCCGATCACCGTTTTGTACGGGTGGATTCGGATGTTATCGACAAGTTGATCCCGAAGGAAGAGACGAAAGAGGTTGCTTTGAGTCACGAGGAACAAGAGGAATTGCGTGCCGTGTTTACTTCCCAGTTACCGAAGGAGGAAGGAATGTTTATGGTTAATTTCGAGGCTATGGGTGAGAATGGTGATCCGGTGATCGTGACACGTTCTGAGTTCATGCGTCGTATGAAAGAGATGGCAGCCATGAATCCGGGAATGGGATTCTACGGGGCAATGGGCGATCAGTACACTTTGGTGGTAAACACGGATCATAAGTTGGTGAACGCAATCCTAGAGAACGAGAAAGAGGAAATGAGTGCTCAGTTGGAGCCGATTAATTTCGAGATCAAGGAGACTGAAAAGAAACAGGCAGAACTGGACGAGTTGAATAAGGGTAAGAAAGACGAGGAGATTCCTCAAGTGGATAAAGATCGGAAGAGTGAGTATAGTAAGACAATAGCCGATCTGAACAAGCAAAAGAACTCGTTGCTGGAGGAGTACGGGAAAGGTAACAAGGTTGTTGGTCAGTTAATTGACTTGGCGTTGTTAGCGAACGGGCTACTGAAAGGCGAGGCGCTGAACAGGTTTGTAAAACGAAGTGTTGAACTGATTAAATAA
- a CDS encoding glycosyltransferase family 2 protein translates to MMLSIVCPIYNEVRYIKGCIESIVAQDYPKDSLEVLFVDGMSLDGTRDVVQQFMSLYPFIKLLDNPKKITPTALNIGVTAAKGSIIFRLDAHAIYPNNYFSILVKYLEELRADNVGGICRTLPVNNTNVCVAIACALSSPFGMGNSYFRIGIKDVKKVDTVPFGCFRKEVFDKVGLFDEELIRNQDDEFNGRIIKEGGCIYLIPEVIIDYYARDSIKKVIKMFYQYGLFKPLVNIKLRKPTTIRQFFPVLFVIGLIVGGVFSIFTSLVYIYILVVSLYWCLAFYFALSNIRKIKRLGGVMLLPFIFFMIHVSYGWGYLVGIFKVIFKSSFSVVSNR, encoded by the coding sequence ATGATGTTATCTATTGTTTGCCCGATATACAATGAAGTGAGGTATATTAAAGGGTGTATAGAGTCAATTGTAGCGCAGGATTATCCTAAAGATAGTTTGGAAGTATTGTTTGTTGATGGGATGAGTTTAGATGGAACTCGCGATGTTGTACAGCAATTTATGTCTTTATATCCTTTCATTAAATTATTGGATAATCCTAAAAAAATTACTCCCACTGCTTTAAATATAGGGGTTACTGCAGCAAAAGGTTCGATTATTTTTCGTTTAGATGCACATGCTATTTATCCTAATAATTATTTCTCAATATTGGTTAAATACCTTGAAGAGTTGAGAGCAGATAATGTTGGCGGTATATGTAGAACACTACCTGTTAATAATACGAATGTTTGTGTTGCAATTGCTTGTGCTTTAAGTAGTCCTTTCGGTATGGGAAACTCCTATTTTAGAATAGGAATAAAAGATGTAAAAAAAGTAGATACGGTGCCTTTTGGTTGTTTTAGAAAAGAAGTATTTGATAAAGTAGGGCTTTTTGATGAAGAATTAATTCGTAATCAAGATGACGAATTTAATGGGCGGATTATTAAAGAGGGTGGTTGTATTTATTTAATACCAGAGGTTATTATAGATTATTATGCCCGAGATTCGATAAAAAAAGTAATAAAAATGTTTTATCAATATGGGTTATTTAAACCATTAGTAAATATAAAGTTGAGAAAACCTACTACTATTCGACAATTTTTTCCTGTGTTGTTTGTTATTGGTTTAATTGTAGGTGGAGTGTTTAGTATATTTACTTCATTGGTATATATTTATATATTAGTAGTGAGTTTATATTGGTGTCTCGCATTTTATTTTGCATTGAGTAATATACGGAAAATAAAAAGATTAGGTGGAGTGATGCTCTTACCTTTTATATTCTTCATGATACATGTAAGTTATGGTTGGGGATATTTAGTTGGAATTTTTAAGGTGATTTTTAAAAGTTCCTTTTCTGTAGTAAGCAATAGATAA
- a CDS encoding type II toxin-antitoxin system VapC family toxin has product MKHYCVDTNVVIDMLANRGEFAEAASNLMDAAGRGEICVYISSLSYSNIYYIIRRYLGHERTIESLKELSKYVGILPVNGKIIRLSLDSEFGDFEDAIQYFSALQNRKIEAIVTRNVKDFKLSTLPVLQPSELLV; this is encoded by the coding sequence ATGAAGCATTATTGTGTAGATACAAATGTCGTCATTGATATGTTGGCAAATCGTGGTGAATTTGCGGAAGCGGCTTCAAATCTTATGGATGCTGCAGGGCGTGGTGAAATTTGCGTGTATATATCCTCCTTGTCATATTCGAATATATATTACATTATTCGACGATATTTGGGGCATGAGAGAACGATAGAAAGTTTGAAAGAATTGTCTAAATACGTGGGAATTCTTCCTGTAAATGGGAAAATAATTCGTTTATCTCTTGATTCTGAATTTGGTGATTTTGAGGATGCAATACAATATTTTTCTGCTTTGCAGAATAGAAAAATCGAAGCAATTGTAACTCGAAATGTAAAAGATTTTAAATTGTCCACATTGCCGGTTCTACAACCATCGGAATTATTAGTTTGA
- a CDS encoding sugar transferase, whose protein sequence is MIRFCDVFFSLLGLIVLSPIFVIIALCIVLDSRGGVFYRQVRVGRDGKDFRLFKFRSMASGADKKGLITVGAKDSRVTRVGYFLRKYKLDELPQLLNVVRGEMSLVGPRPEVRKYVDMYTVEQHKVLAVVPGITDYASIEYADENTILGQASDPDRAYVEQIMPDKIRYNMKYINNRCLKEYFKIIFLTLMKIVK, encoded by the coding sequence GTGATACGCTTTTGTGATGTTTTCTTTTCTTTATTGGGCTTGATAGTTCTATCACCCATTTTTGTGATTATAGCTTTATGTATCGTGTTGGATAGTCGGGGAGGTGTGTTTTATCGTCAGGTGCGAGTGGGGCGGGATGGTAAGGATTTCCGGTTGTTTAAGTTTCGATCCATGGCAAGCGGGGCGGATAAGAAGGGGTTGATAACCGTGGGGGCAAAGGATTCACGGGTAACACGGGTCGGGTATTTCCTGAGAAAGTATAAACTGGACGAGTTGCCGCAGTTGTTGAACGTGGTGCGAGGAGAGATGAGTTTGGTAGGACCGAGACCGGAGGTGAGGAAGTACGTGGATATGTACACTGTCGAGCAACATAAAGTGTTGGCGGTTGTTCCGGGTATAACGGATTATGCTTCTATCGAGTATGCGGATGAAAATACAATCTTGGGACAGGCAAGTGATCCGGACCGGGCTTATGTGGAGCAAATTATGCCGGATAAGATACGGTATAACATGAAGTATATAAATAATCGATGTTTGAAAGAGTATTTTAAAATTATATTTTTGACGTTGATGAAGATCGTTAAATGA